The nucleotide window CTGCCCCaattctccctcttcttctgcacCACCCGCAGAATCGTAGGGATTCCGCAAGCGCACCGCGGTGTGTACCGCGGGTGAAACTCGGGCCGATAATCACGGTACGTGACGTTGATGCGTCGCTTGCCCGCAATCGGGTGTGGATCGATGGCCTGCGCTGGCGTCACGCAGTGCTTCCACTCCTCTTGCATGTCGGCGTGCATGACGAGGAGGGAGTTGTGCGGGAGGTGGATGGAGATTTGACCTTCATTCAGGGAGTCGAGGTTGGCGTTGGACGTGGTACTGGAGGAGTTACCGTCTTGGTCCTTATCCTTGGGCAAGATCCTCCGCACCCGAAACTCCCTTGCCACGCCAAGCGAAAGAGACCCGATGACGGCTCGCGGACCAAGATAAGTCAACTGGTCGCTGTGCCAGCCGACATTCTGTTCCGGGCCATCGTACAAATTCACAAACGCCGCATTGGGCGACCAACGGTCGGGGGACTGGTACTTGAGTTTTTTACCGCCGTACAGGTGATGAGTCCGGATGCGCTTCTGGATCTCGGTATTAACGGCGTCCTGCACCAACGGCCGCACTGTTTCCAGCTGAGGTGTCAGGCGGCGGATATCGGAGAGGCGCGCGCCGTTGTAGAAGTAGGCCGATTTTTGCTCGGCCAGCTCGTAATCGCTCCCGACAAAGAAGCAGGATGTGTGGGGGCTAGAGACTACGTTATCGAAGAGCTTGAACGTGGCTTTGCCGAAGGTCTTGGCTTCTTCCAAGAGTTCTACCAAGAGGCTGTTGGCGACcgaaggggggaggaagtTGTGGATGACGGTGCAAGGGGTGTGGGTGCTGATGTCGGAGGGGTCGTAGAGATGGAGTGTTGCGCCTTTCCGGGAAAGGAGCTTGGGTTTCTTGGGGATAATACTAGCACCGCCATGGTCGCCATCGCCGGTGGTAGATGGAACGGCGAAAGAGCGTAAAGAAGCCTGTGAAATAATACCTGAcgacttcttcttggctATCTGCCCTGCGCCCTGGGCACTTTTCAAAGCCTCCGTGGTGGCTTCCACGGATCCATCGTGGGTGATTAGAAGATCCAGTAACGCATCATGACCGAAGTCTGGATGCAATGAAGCAAGTATGGCCAGTTTGATATCGGTTGATTCTCCATCGCCATCCGGAGTGTTGTCAATGGGATTATTGAAGGCGGTGATAGTCTGCTTTATTTGCGTGGTGTCCACGTTTTCCTCCAGCGTCAACTCggctttcctcttccccctcgTTATGAACCTGTCCATTGCCACGGCTTAGAGGAAGGAGTACAAAATCTCGACATGTTGGAGTGTCTGTTACCATGGCCGGGTTCACGCTGGTTAGATGCGCGTGGGATGAAAGATGAACATGGATTTGTATTTTCAGACGCGTCCTTGttacgaagaggaaggagggggacgTGATTGAAAGTGGCCAAACACGCGCTGTCACGGGGACACGTCGGTACTTATTTCTAGTGTGCACTATATTTTACGTATCCTGGGGCGACGTCATGGGTAGGCGCTATCCCTTAGAGAGTTAGCGAGCACATCCATCCATGCTGTGGGGCTCACGCCGTTACGGCCCGGGGCTTCCACGCCCGCGGCAGGGGCAACGTGCCGACCAGATATGGATTGGATGCCAGGCGGGCTTCCGGGGTACCCCACTAATATCCAGATGTAAGCTGACAAGCCGAGGCTTTCCCCACGGCGTTGTCGCTGTTTGGCGTTCTTCAATTAGTTTCCAACCAGCTTTCCATCCCGTCACAGTAAGTTCTGCCAACACCTACACCCGACGCCCGTTTCAAACCCTACCGATACGTCCAAGCCGTCGCCGTCATTTCCAGGTGCAACGCCTCATCTCGCGACCGTCGCTGGCAGATTCATTAGGCTGTCAACCACTCACGTCGGCTAAGAGGTCGTGCGCCCATTGCAACGCCAACCTTTTTACAGAGACCTCCTGATGGGCAGCACATGACAAGCCCACGTTTCTCGACATGGCGTCCATGCTGGAATTTCGTACCCCGGGCTACAATCCTTACGCCGTCAAGTACTCCCCATACTACGACTCACGCCTTGCTGTCGCCACTGCCGCCAACTATGGCATCGTCGGCAACGGTCGCCTCTTCTGCCTGGGCCTGAGCGCAGCCGGCGTCCAGTGCGAAAAGACCTTTGAGACAAACGATGCCCAATACGATCTTGCCTGGTCGGAGCTCAACGAGAATCAGCTCATTGTCGCTTGCGGCGATGGCTCCATCAAGCTCTTCGACCTGGGGGTGGAGAACTTCCCTGTCATGAACTTTCACGAACACAAGCGGGAAACGTTTTCGGTTTGCTGGAATCCCGTCACCAAGGACAGCTTCATCTCGAGTTCCTGGGATGGCACCGTCAAAGTTGTATGTGCTCATCTCTTGTGTTCCTCCCACCCACCATCGTAGCATCATGGCCGATCGACTTGCGCGCTGGCTTACAATCCTCCTACTCTGTCTTCAGTGGTCTCCCACGCGCAACGCCTCCCTCAAGACCCTCCCCATTGGTTGCTGCACCTACAGCACCTCCTACTGCCCCTCGAACGCCGCCCTCGTCTCCGCCGTCTCCGCCGACTCTTCCCTGCGCATCTTCGACCTACGCACGCCCGTATCGGCCAAGTACCACCTGACCAACGTGATCCCCGTGCACGCGCCGGCCACGGGCGGGTCAGGTTACTCGCGCCTTGCCGACGGCTCCATCTACTCGGGCACGGTGCCGAACGAAGTCCTGACGCACGACTGGAACAAATATAACGACACGGTGATCGCCACGGCGGGCGTCGATCGCGTCATACGCACGTTTGATATCCGCAACCCGGCCGGCGGTCCCCTGGCGCTCATGACAGGCCACGAGTACGCGGTCCGCCGCGTTGCATGGAGCCCGCACGCCAGCGACATCTTGGTGAGCGCCAGCTACGACATGAGCGTGCGCGTGTGGACGGACGGATCCACTATGCCGCAGCACGTTCAGCCACCGGTACCGAGCGGGCGCCAGCCTGACACTGTCCGTGCGGGAACTCAGTTGGGCCTTATGAACAGGCATACTGAGTTTGTTACGGGCGTGGATTGGTGTTTGTTCGGTGCAGGCGGTTGGTGCGCGTCGGCCGGCTGGGACGAGAGAGTGCTACTCTGGGATGCTGCGTCCCTGTTGCGTGGATGAAGAAGCAGGTTGTTTGAAAGAGGTGGAAAAACGTATTTGAGTTGATTGGTCTTTGAGTGGATTGCTCAGGCAAATTTACGTGGCAAACTGCCTGATAGTAAAGGAGTAGAAGATATGAGGGCAAAATCAAGACCGATCGACTATCGGCTGCTGAGAATCATTGCATGCACAAAAGCGCCCCCTCAGTTGCGCAGCGATACCCCGGGGAGTTTGTACGTCTAGAAGCCGACATTATACGAACAGAACAGACATGGTGACAGCGGACAGGAGATTTGACCAAACGTGTTCCTTGGCTGGAGCTTACGAAAGTAGGAAATAAATCGGTACAGGAATTGGGTTAAATTGACCGTCCCGACGCGAGAGTCGGTCAGTACGAGAGAAGGGGCGGGAAAGAGACAGAACATAATTGTATAAGGCATCTAGAGGATTAGAAGAACAGTATACCATGATTCGAGATGATGGTAAGCTCAAATTTCTACCCTTAGTATCGCTATGCGTTGAGACGTGTGGTACCAGTGTATTAAAGGAATGCAGTCAACTTGAGTATACATATTTGTCCATGACTATCTCTCTTGAGTATTACCGATACAGCTGGTGTCTCACCATCCCAGTTTGTGCTGTAACATCCAATTTCTTCCATTTGGCTTGGATCTTCTCAATCTTATCTCTTGCACCCCTTCCACTTATAGAATTTCTCGAGGGGTTCCCCAATATGGCTACAGACTCAACATCCTCGGAAATTCACGTCCACTTTGGCTTTccgcctccctccctcctaaTCCCAATAGCCCTGATCAATGGTTCAAATAGTACCACGCCTACCACGCACAAGATCGAGTTCCACACCTGAATGGCATACCACACCCACGCTCCCGGACTCGAGAACACAAATTTGAGCCAGTCATTCACCTGGTAAAAGTCTTCCTGCTTGGTGATTAGGTACcgcttgctgttgttgcctCCATTGAAACCGTCGACTAGAGTCTCTGCTTCCTCGCTTGCTCGAGCAGAAGCCACGGGGGCGTtctcaacagcaacagggTTGCTTGGGTTGGGCGGGTGAGCCATGGGAAttccctcctccgtcttctccgGTGTGGCGTCGCCGGCGGCTACCGAGGCGTAGCTGGGTCCTTCTAGGGAGCTTGAGTGGTCTGAATCGTTGTCGGTAACTTGTTGTTTTGCCAAGGCGTTGTTGTTCTCACTGAGAAGACGGCGGCGTGGGTTTCTGGACTTGTTGTGATTATTGTTGAACTCGTCTTCGGGGACGAGGTGAAGGACTGTGACGAGGCGGACGGGGGCTTTGTGAAAGGGGAGAAACCATATGGTGAAGGTTTGGGCAACGTTGACGTAGAGAAGGGAAGATTTTTGGTCAAAGACTGGATAGTGGCAAAATTCATTAGTTATTCGAGCTTTTATCTAGGGCAGTGGTTTGCATGCTGATGTGGAGAGATGCACTTACCGGCTGATTCGACTTCGATATCAATCTTGGGACTCAGAATCTTGTACCTGGAAGTACACTTTTAGTCTACCTATTCCTGGTTGTACATATTGGCGCATGGTATAAGGCCAAGGACACAGCATACCACTTATAGATGTACTGAATAATCTCTCGGGAATTTAAAAGGCCATATCGGGGAATGTAGATATTGTCAAAATGGGGAACGCGGCAGAAGGGGTGGACGAACGACGCCGACGGCGTAAAGTAACGACTAAGGGtatcttcttgttcttgaggGCTTCCCTGGCAAAGGGTGCCAATGACTCGGCGGATGTCCTTCACTGTTGTTTTGGTTAATCATCGTCGAGTCCCGTACTGCTTCTTCCGCAGCCCAAATTGGTGCTTACCTGGATGCTCCATGTCGTGTGGTAGTACTTGCAATTGCTGCACTGGAGTTGTCGTATACGAAGACGAGTCTTTGGATTGATTATAAAACAGAGTAGCGGCTTGAGCAATAATGTAAGTATATCCTGCAAAAAAAGGGAGTTGATTTCGAATGAACTAATAAGCAAATTTCACATGAAAGGTGGTGCAACTCGCTGGTGATGTCATTGAAAACATGGTGGGGAATTGGGCTTATTGGTTAGGTCGTCGGAAGGCGCCAATCCAGCACATTGCGGGGATCTCGGTGGGTAATCTGCCGCCCTGTTAGGCACGGCAGGAACGGGACAGGGGCGTCGGCATTTGCCTGTGTGGGTGTCAAGGGAAGTCGAGCCGTTAAATAGGGCAGCTGCATTGCAGCGCATGTGAAGCATGTAAGTGCCCTACCCATCgttaggtaagtaggtaggttcaCTCAGTACCCGACAGTAGCACCACATTGTGCAAGACCAGGGAATGAACAGAAACATGGAATGTTCCTCCTATTTACCAATGTCGATAGGGCTACATACTAGGTATCAAAAATTCAAGAGCAGGTGAAAGATAGGTGAGGCGCTCAAGACCCGCAATATCGATTCAAATGTCCCACTCCACTCGAAGGCTACAACTCCCCGCAACCATGATGTACATGTGGCACATGACGGAGAATACTGGAAATATACAAGATTGAAATCCTAAGGACTCGAAGTATTGGCAATCTCCCAAGATCGTGTTCGGCCAAGAGTCTGGAGTGCACAATATCCAATATTTCTTACACGGGTCACAGTGCGTGCTTTTATCCAATCTCTCGAAACAAGCCGGATCCGTTGCAGAACTTTATGACTTGAAAGTTCATTATTTCCAAGCCTAGACCATCCAACAGGATACATAACAATGCATCGCCCATTTCGTCGTACCGTGTCACACAAAGCCTCGTTCCTCATCACTCCCCATGTCGACCAATACTCCTCGACCTCCTTATCTCCCTCAACGGCTCATCCCCGCCCGCAAACTCACCTGGCCGAATGTCGCGATATCctgagctcctcctccgtctcggCGGCCCGGGAGGCGATGACACACTACTcacatcctcctcaaccacaatcctctctctctcatgAGGATGCGAAGGCTCCGAGGTTTCCACCACAATCGGCCCTCTTTCCGGCGGTGACCGTGATCTCGCCGTCCTCGATTGCCTCCTCgtgcccctcctcctctcctcgacTACAATCCGCTCCGCAATCGCTTGTCCATGGCCATGTCCCTGTCCTATCGGCCGCGATTGGTGCCGCTCCTCCAGGATAATACCGTcgccatgtccatgtccgtGAGCATCGCCAGACCTACCCCGGCGACCCGTACGACTTGTTTTGGTCCTGCGGATCTCCACCGTTTCTCCCCCGTCACCAGCCGAGGAAGTAGACCGTGATCGGCGCCTGCTGCTTCTCCGGTGTTTGTACATGCCACCGCGGACACCACCGCCAGCTTCGCTGTGTCGTGAAGAGCGGTAGTGATGCCGACTCCGCCGCGTCACTACCGACGCGGTTCCTCCGGATTCGCTGATTGCTGCTGAGTATCCGCCTAGGTTGATGCATGTgtagatgaggaagaggatcaGGATGAAGCCGGCGACGGCGCCGAGGGTGATGCCCACCACGGCTCCTGGAGACGGACTCGAGTAGAGTGCACCGTAGTAAGCTGGGATTGTGGAGGTTTCGGCGTATTGTCGCGGGAGTGCACGAGTGGATGGTGAGTTCTCGGAGAGGTGGGGTCCTTCGATTGCAAGTGTTGATGGATCTCCTGCGGCTGCAAAGACTGCTATCCTGGCTACCTGCGCGTGTGCCGACGGAGGAATTTCCTCCCACTTCTCTTCAAGATGCAAAGTTGATTTCGGGGCTGGATCGCGCTTATATGTTGGCGTTGAAAGCTCGAGGGACTCTTTGACAACGGAGTCGAAATTGCCTTTTTGCGCTATTGCATCGCGTTGGTTCGAAACTCGTTTCATTGGCGCCATCTGGATGGTTTACCCGGCTGATGAAGAGGTTAGGTAGTAGGTCGGGCTCTCAAGGGTGCGCACTGAGTAGTGATTGTTCGTCTCGATCTAATCCTTCGGTCTCGTCCGTTATTAAGCCCAATGCTTCGATCCAGCTCTCGCGTCCGTGATGGGCGGACAAGCCGAGACGCGCAACTGCCACTGGCTTTCAGTCTCGAAACCAGCTCTCAAGCGTACGGTTGCGACACGAGCAAGGGTAGCAGAAATTGTGACGACCGAAAGTGAGGACTATACAAGTGCGATGGAAACAATCCCCCGGGATTATCGACAGATAAGAGATGTTCGAGGGGAAATTTTCTAGTTTGCCTTGTGACGGAGGCGATGATCCAGTTGCTGCTACACCCAGACACTGCTTGATGTCACACAAACTGAATGGCTCGGTTGGTCGCAGATATACCTCTTTGGCCTAACGGCTCCCTTCAAGCTGCTGAAGCTCTCAGCCCAGCGTTTTCGGCCGCGCACAGCAACTTTGTAACGGGAGATCGGTTATGCAGCCAACAGACGGAATAACGATGCAAGCTGGACTGCTGGACGACGACTATAGCAGGATTGTTAGGTATGACACAGCCTGATATTCCCGCGTACAAACTTGACGATGTCTTTGAGGCCTTTGTTGGTTACAGCCGAGGACGCGAGAAATCTATTACGATaagggagaaagaaagaacgCGAGGATTTCGCAAGATGGAAGAGTACCTTCCTAGCACCGTTGTCGTGATGTGGCAGAGTGGAGAGCTTCCTGTCTGCTGTGGGAGGCTGGGGGGGATGCGCCATCGGACCAGGGTTATCGTCGATTCGTTCCTatactcaatcgcctgtgcagtcttggcaagaggtgtgtgtgcgtgcacacacacacacacacacaccgcacttctaTATTGCACAACTTcgttaaaatttattattttataataatttctatattaatttgaagcTATTTCAACGTACAAAGTAATcacaatactaataattaattaaatttatcgCAACAATACCTCCCAAAACAATCCTCAATTTAAAACCCGCCGGCGTAAAGCGATCCCATATTCGAAGCGGTACGCTAGTAGTCTACTTTGGTGAAAATTAAAACTAGGAAGATCCTAgcctaataattctataatatactttattccgcccgagaaaaaaaaattgtaaAATtgaataatctattaaaattatccttaaaattaCTCTACCTAAAAAAAAGGctactcctattaaaattattattaagaagaccGCTATTAAAAAGACCGCCGttaaaaagggaaaggttactatattaaaactaaagcTAATTGCTACGGTATTACGGGGAGTTGAGACCGTAGTCACTATTCTACTAAGTGACGGATTCGTCACTGACGGATTCGTCTCGAGAGAAGAATCCGGCAAGTGACGGATTCGTTAAAGGGATTGATACGTGGCGGATTCGTCACTGAGTAACGGATTCGTCTTGAGGAACCACGGTCAATCGCAACCTAGATCTCGTATTAATGAATAGTGTTATTAAGCAAGAACTTCTAGTtgtaagtaataattaattaatcgaaGAGAGGAATCCGTCAATAAGACGGATCCTTCTACAACTATCTATACCTGCTCTGTGCTATGTCGGGCTGCGCCGAGCCGAATCCGGCTTAGCACAGCCTAGTGTGCACAGACCCAGGGGAGGCGGATTCGTCCCCTAACACTAATCCTAATCTTAGAGCTGCTATTATCCTCCCCTAAGCTTATAATACCCGTTGAAATTTCTAGTAGTAAAAAGGactctagtaataataacgaagttGAATAATAACTCCCTATCCGCTTTACCCTTAAGaagtaaatttttaatactttattttatttattgggcaataataatagtaaagtaaccTCCCTAACTaaactaattactttaatgtTACTAGTTTAGCCCTATATTATCTATAAGCcggttattatagtattactgcTACCGCATtctaaataccctaattcgatataggtttaatttaatatagttggtttatatattattattagttgtactaaattacctactattaaagaatataatttatttaaagaggttAAGGTTGAGTAAAATAACGGCGAGTTCTATAAATAGCGGTTTAGGACGATACTACTTAGCgaaatcctatatatatagcaaaattatatagaagatattattagcaataatatagttataggaATAAAGCAATTAGTCTctttatataacgttatatatatcgccgctacctataataaccgccgcgcccgggttattatatacaataaaactattcctaggaaggatttttataataaatataataatattaagtacaaAACCGTTATAAAGTCGTACCTccactatactaattaatactactattttactatattatttaaattttaattaaccgacctatctattaataaaatccctattaccctatcctcctatagtagtataccttctactcctaccccctctcgtaatttaattaatccttttattaccttaaCCCTACAAACGGtcgatatactattattataagggttACGGATTCTAACCGGTACTAAGAAGTCTAAGCGTATtacaataaatactatactaataaaagttgaaaagaatttaaaggaggaCCGGTAGTAAGAGGAGCGTATAGGGGTAAAGCTACGcggtactatatattaggagctGGTATAGGCATAAGTATACGGTTttaactataagtataagaattataataaggctattaaatactaaatatattatattataaataggagtttaatttattataaccttaatattaaaaatataagtaagtaagtacgcGCTATATTGTTAAGGAAGGCTACGGTAGCTAACCCGCTATTTGAGTTggtacgaaatatattaagtaataaagtagcAACCGCTTTTAGCACTAgcaatagtagtagtaaatataggggaggaggtaatagtctaccgattaatattaatattattaataatattaatagtaataatagtagtactaatatagaaactataaatagtctACTAcaaactatactaaaaagGGACAATTTTAGAAGtctatactaactatacccTCCTTCCCTATACCCACTATACCCGCTACTATACTAGCATTtccctttttacttttaatatccctaagtccaattactttatactacCGGCGGCTCTATCGCTAATTCAACAATCGCTAAtagctataactataatatagtaaatactttcttcctactaagtaaagtaataactattaattcgtatatactattaaagtattttattactatattccaTAGGCACCCAACCAACTACAAAACTTTCGCTACTAAGTACACTAATACTAACCTTtctcctatttttataataactataatatttatttagctacCGGTAccactattaattatactactattagtagcgggcaaggaggataagggtaaagaaattaaaaattccCTAGTAGAGGTtagaaaattatttatattacattTACCTATACCTtcaatttttaatttttatttattactaccacCCCCCGCCCCGCTTAGTCGGCCggctaaagaaattattaccgaattctTTATAGCGTTCTATAAGtgttactatattagattattaattaaaatagtactagtatatagaattttaattgctttaaagaataaactCCGGAATAAGGAGGCGCTACCCAATTGTTACCGGATATATACAATTAGCTATAGAGTAGGGTGCTGGGCTGGCATAGAGTTCAACTGAGCCTTACCCAGTCCGGTACCACGGCTAGGGCACGCCTAGTGCTATAGATAGGTACAGGCCAGCCGCCTTCTATTGGCAAGCAGGCCGCGGGAAGTAGGACCCACCCCTACAAACTAGGGTGGATCCCTGCCTAGACTAgggtccttatataaaaggatCCCTAACTGGGCCGGCCAATAGCCGCAAAACTTCCTACTACATCTCGctttcttattttaatattattaattatattaatagatatttagaattaagagCAAACTTAGCGAAccgtaatatttaataactataattaaaagatccaattaattaaattactcttaatTAATCAATCCCTTAATTAGGAAGTCGCTTAATCGCCTCTACACACTACGCTTCCGATCGTTAAATCCTATATCTCTCTCCAGCGAGCATCGACCCTACAAT belongs to Neurospora crassa OR74A linkage group IV, whole genome shotgun sequence and includes:
- a CDS encoding GRF zinc finger domain-containing protein, translating into MDRFITRGKRKAELTLEENVDTTQIKQTITAFNNPIDNTPDGDGESTDIKLAILASLHPDFGHDALLDLLITHDGSVEATTEALKSAQGAGQIAKKKSSGIISQASLRSFAVPSTTGDGDHGGASIIPKKPKLLSRKGATLHLYDPSDISTHTPCTVIHNFLPPSVANSLLVELLEEAKTFGKATFKLFDNVVSSPHTSCFFVGSDYELAEQKSAYFYNGARLSDIRRLTPQLETVRPLVQDAVNTEIQKRIRTHHLYGGKKLKYQSPDRWSPNAAFVNLYDGPEQNVGWHSDQLTYLGPRAVIGSLSLGVAREFRVRRILPKDKDQDGNSSSTTSNANLDSLNEGQISIHLPHNSLLVMHADMQEEWKHCVTPAQAIDPHPIAGKRRINVTYRDYRPEFHPRYTPRCACGIPTILRVVQKKRENWGRYFWMCHAGNQPGKEACSFFQWAEFDDDGRPLWKKGTGTRTAGLEPDTRESAQAPQSPDMEQQSSTASPEHAPSVRTIQPMAK
- the pex7 gene encoding peroxisome biogenesis factor 7 translates to MASMLEFRTPGYNPYAVKYSPYYDSRLAVATAANYGIVGNGRLFCLGLSAAGVQCEKTFETNDAQYDLAWSELNENQLIVACGDGSIKLFDLGVENFPVMNFHEHKRETFSVCWNPVTKDSFISSSWDGTVKVWSPTRNASLKTLPIGCCTYSTSYCPSNAALVSAVSADSSLRIFDLRTPVSAKYHLTNVIPVHAPATGGSGYSRLADGSIYSGTVPNEVLTHDWNKYNDTVIATAGVDRVIRTFDIRNPAGGPLALMTGHEYAVRRVAWSPHASDILVSASYDMSVRVWTDGSTMPQHVQPPVPSGRQPDTVRAGTQLGLMNRHTEFVTGVDWCLFGAGGWCASAGWDERVLLWDAASLLRG